The Vicia villosa cultivar HV-30 ecotype Madison, WI linkage group LG1, Vvil1.0, whole genome shotgun sequence genome includes a region encoding these proteins:
- the LOC131655227 gene encoding uncharacterized protein LOC131655227: MGKKKRVCKKKAPPPSKATKPPSQSKQRKKKEQEAVKPKTEKQVRHANKNEEGGTSVRDEEFNDEFSAVIQYGGEFVFLNDGRTIYRGGMSSLVSGLRLEEFTLDSIHRLVMGWGYREGTYRIWTLIREIYEDYFQIRKDDDCYDFATYNCVNRIDGELFIEHDVVDIGATVRLPRCVNEVGEMEGSDEEEVEGLGDSEDERATALVDGFEGIDISLPQKEVPKVAEYVSVSKEKPCEEDEYVSDELESSDPDLSDSEKAKVQKFEKFKKEHLNKDFKFQWGMEFNSLDEFRYAIREWSVLNGRQITFVKNESDRVRVVCRATCGFLMLCSKVGHKRTFAIKTIVDKHTCARVLDNKSANSRWVAKIVLKKMQTSQDVRITDIIQDLRQNYSVGITVCRAWKAKLIAKKMLEGDADRQYAILRRYAAELLRASPGNTLAITVERPNPTIPPRFGCFYFCFEGCKKGFINGCRPFVGVDGCHLKTKYGGQLLIAVGRDPNDQYFPLAFGVVETETKESWKWFLELLMNDVGQSNRYVFISDQQKGLVAVFEEMFERIEHRVCLRHLYANFKKKFGGGALIRDLMMEAAKATYYQGWLQKMNELKLIDLDAWTWLMGVPPKSWCKHAFSFYPKCDVLMNNISESFNATILSVRDKPILTMCEWIRLYLMNRCSASSAKLKKWPHKVMPIPRKRLDKEVMLSGHWLPTWAMDETFEVNHSYNGQKFVVDIAKRSCTCNFWELVGIPCRHAIAALSFRQQNPEDFVDSCYHRDKYAICYSFPISPINGEEMWPEVDADPIMPPMYKRGPGRPKKLRIRECGEEGARRRRLPGVSYRCTICDKFGHNAQTCKSTTQNPNALKRKKKVKLDAQTAATHGAETGATDVPQSDATDGVQTDATHGAESGATAVTQTAATDGVQSAATDGVQTETNQTDFFGDITDDVISSLPEFNSTQCSAVDGASQRRGKKKMSPTKPIKRRTSERQKLFWFKKPITGPGATSEQPISVTDEDNNDESRRGKKKLKKNY, encoded by the exons ATGGGGAAGAAGAAGCGTGTGTGTAAGAAAAAGGCTCCGCCACCGTCAAAGGCCACCAAACCGCCGTCACAGTCCAAGCAAAGGAAGAAAAAGGAGCAGGAGGCGGTAAAGCCCAAGACGGAGAAGCAAGTCAGGCATGCAAACAAGAACGAAGAAGGAGGAACCTCTGTTCGTGATGAGGAG TTTAACGATGAGTTCAGTGCTGTTATCCAATATGGTGGGGAGTTTGTGTTTCTGAACGATGGTCGTACGATTTATAGAGGAGGTATGTCGTCGTTAGTTTCGGGACTCCGTTTAGAAGAGTTTACCTTGGATAGTATACATAGGTTGGTGATGGGTTGGGGTTACCGTGAAGGGACATATAGAATCTGGACTCTAATTCGTGAAATATATGAAGATTATTTTCAGATTAGAAAGGATGATGATTGTTATGACTTTGCTACATATAACTGTGTGAATCGAATTGACGGGGAACTTTTTATAGAGCATGATGTTGTAGATATTGGAGCAACCGTAAGACTTCCTAGGTGTGTTAATGAGGTTGGTGAGATGGAAGGAAGTGATGAAGAAGAGGTTGAGGGGCTAGGTGATAGTGAAGATGAGAGGGCCACTGCGCTTGTTGATGGTTTTGAGGGGATAGATATAAGTTTACCACAGAAAGAGGTCCCAAAAGTTGCTGAATATGTTAGTGTTAGTAAAGAGAAACCTTGCGAGGAAGATGAATATGTTAGTGATGAGTTGGAAAGTTCTGACCCTGATTTGTCTGACAGTGAGAAAGCTAAAGTCCAAAAGTTTGAAAAGTTCAAAAAGGAGCATTTAAATAAGGATTTTAAATTTCAGTGGGGTATGGAATTCAACTCCCTAGATGAATTTAGGTATGCCATACGTGAATGGTCTGTATTAAATGGGAGACAAATTACTTTTGTCAAAAATGAAAGTGATAGGGTTAGGGTGGTGTGCAGGGCCACTTGTGGGTTTTTAATGCTATGCTCCAAAGTGGGCCACAAGAGGACATTTGCTATAAAAACCATTGTAGACAAACACACTTGTGCTAGGGTTTTAGACAATAAATCTGCAAATTCAAGGTGGGTGGCTAAGATTGTTTTGAAGAAGATGCAGACCTCACAAGATGTCAGAATCACTGATATTATACAAGATCTGAGGCAAAATTACTCTGTAGGTATAACTGTTTGTAGGGCTTGGAAAGCAAAACTCATAGCCAAGAAGATGTTGGAGGGAGATGCAGATAGGCAATATGCAATATTGAGGAGGTATGCTGCAGAGTTATTAAGGGCCAGCCCTGGAAACACTTTGGCTATAACTGTTGAAAGGCCTAACCCAACAATCCCACCAAGATTTGGTTGCTTCTATTTCTGCTTTGAGGGATGTAAAAAGGGTTTCATTAATGGATGTAGGCCCTTTGTGGGAGTGGATGGCTGCCATCTTAAAACAAAGTATGGTGGTCAATTGCTAATTGCTGTAGGGAGGGACCCTAATGATCAGTATTTTCCACTTGCTTTTGGGGTTGTGGAGACAGAAacaaaagaaagctggaagtggTTCTTGGAGCTGTTGATGAATGATGTGGGCCAGAGCAACAGATATGTGTTCATAtcagaccaacaaaag GGTCTTGTTGCAGTCTTTGAAGAGATGTTTGAGAGAATTGAGCACAGGGTTTGTTTAAGGCATCTATATGCCAATTTCAAGAAAAAATTTGGAGGGGGTGCACTCATTAGAGATCTAATGATGGAGGCTGCAAAAGCCACTTACTACCAAGGCTGGTTACAAAAGATGAATGAATTGAAGTTGATAGATCTTGATGCCTGGACATGGTTAATGGGTGTTCCTCCAAAGTcatggtgtaagcatgctttttCCTTTTACCCTAAATGTGATGTACTAATGAATAACATATCTGAATCATTTAATGCTACTATTTTAAGTGTAAGAGACAAACCTATTTTGACCATGTGTGAGTGGATTAGGCTGTACTTGATGAATAGATGTTCTGCCTCATCAGCCAAACTAAAAAAATGGCCTCATAAAGTAATGCCAATACCTAGGAAGAGACTTGATAAAGAAGTCATGCTAAGTGGGCATTGGTTGCCCACTTGGGCAATGGATGAGACATTTGAGGTGAATCATTCATATAATGGTCAGAAGTTTGTAGTTGACATTGCTAAGAGAAGTTGTACTTGTAATTTCTGGGAGCTAGTTGGCATCCCTTGTAGACATGCTATTGCTGCTCTATCTTTCAGACAACAGAATCCAGAAGACTTTGTAGACAGTTGCTATCATAGGGACAAGTATGCCATATGTTATAGTTTTCCTATAAGTCCAATCAATGGTGAAGAAATGTGGCCTGAGGTAGATGCTGATCCGATAATGCCCCCCATGTACAAGAGAGGTCCTGGCAGGCCTAAGAAATTAAGGATTAGGGAGTGTGGAGAAGAAGGTGCTAGAAGAAGGAGATTACCAGGTGTGTCTTATAGGTGCACCATTTGTGACAAATTTGGTCACAAtgctcaaacttgcaaaagcacaaCTCAGAATCCCAATGCACTTAAAAGAAAG AAAAAGGTTAAGTTGGATGCTCAAACTGCTGCAACTCATGGAGCTGAGACTGGTGCAACTGATGTTCCCCAAAGTGATGCAACTGATGGAGTTCAAACTGATGCAACTCATGGAGCTGAGTCTGGTGCAACTGCAGTGACCCAAACTGCTGCAACTGATGGAGTCCAAAGTGCTGCAACAGATGGAGTTCAAACTGAGACAAATCagactgatttttttggagaCATTACTGATGATGTGATCTCAAGCCTGCCAGAGTTTAACTCTACCCAATGCTCTGCTGTGGATGGAGCCTCACAAAGGAGAGGTAAGAAAAAGATGTCACCTACCAAGCCAATCAAGAGGAGGACAAGTGAAAGACAGAAGTTGTTCTGGTTTAAAAAACCAATAACTGGCCCAGGTGCTACCTCTGAACAACCAATATCAGTGACTGATGAAGATAACAATGATGAGTCAAGGCGTGGgaagaagaaattgaagaagaacTATTAA